One window of the Dreissena polymorpha isolate Duluth1 chromosome 5, UMN_Dpol_1.0, whole genome shotgun sequence genome contains the following:
- the LOC127882141 gene encoding uncharacterized protein LOC127882141, producing the protein MAEICLKVCQSMNQIPLRVLCILLAFLQGCVLNYYLVIHKNVHWYSWVVADIAVMLLMIVTFIISYRHLQLAKKSQRNQSPIQTGSLPLGYFSWFMYSVILATRVAIIYKDFAYKLVEEDFFGPNTLKITISMSAFVFLLLLLSHHNAESNSERKHMIAEITATVVFDVLDSIDALDIMFDEEAIKDFPGHFDTAILIIACVNLVLPTLPLMTLSQAHFGHKIVPRQIAMAHKMMLVFFVNMPLLGIRLVLWHGLDEDISIFPVKNLIVIFLVCHDLYEKRVEKMERREQDDPDGIEIVERLGVQSSAGEESQLRSTV; encoded by the coding sequence ATGGCTGAAATATGCCTGAAAGTGTGCCAGTCCATGAACCAAATACCGCTGAGAGTTTTATGCATTTTGTTGGCATTCTTGCAGGGATGTGTTTTGAACTATTACCTTGTAATTCACAAAAATGTCCACTGGTATTCCTGGGTTGTTGCTGACATAGCTGTCATGCTTCTGATGATAGTTACCTTCATAATATCATACAGGCATCTGCAGCTGGCTAAAAAATCTCAGAGGAACCAATCCCCAATCCAGACTGGCTCCTTACCACTAGGTTATTTTTCCTGGTTCATGTACAGTGTTATCCTTGCCACAAGAGTTGCCATCATTTACAAAGACTTTGCTTACAAACTTGTCGAGGAAGACTTCTTCGGACCGAACACgttgaaaataacaatatctaTGTCAGCATTCGTGTTCCTTCTACTACTTCTCAGTCACCACAATGCAGAGTCGAATTCAGAGAGAAAGCACATGATAGCTGAGATTACTGCGACAGTTGTATTTGACGTATTGGATTCCATCGACGCCCTGGACATTATGTTTGATGAGGAAGCCATCAAAGATTTCCCGGGACATTTTGACACAGCAATTCTCATCATCGCTTGTGTCAACCTCGTACTCCCCACCCTGCCTTTGATGACTCTAAGCCAGGCACATTTCGGACACAAAATAGTACCCCGGCAGATTGCGATGGCGCACAAAATGATGCTCGTGTTCTTCGTTAATATGCCTTTGCTTGGGATCCGTCTTGTTCTCTGGCATGGTTTGGATGAGGACATCTCCATATTCCCTGTGAAGAATCTCATTGTCATTTTCCTTGTGTGTCACGACTTGTACGAGAAACGGGTCGAAAAAATGGAAAGGCGCGAACAAGACGACCCTGATGGAATAGAAATAGTTGAAAGACTGGGAGTACAGTCTTCAGCTGGAGAAGAATCTCAGTTAAGAAGCACTGTCTAA